A window from Citrus sinensis cultivar Valencia sweet orange chromosome 3, DVS_A1.0, whole genome shotgun sequence encodes these proteins:
- the LOC102626155 gene encoding transcription factor bHLH57 isoform X2, producing MEKLQGPINPYFLGDHLSVECFEQEFINTGALRFEFEEEDEEGPQFTTTPSLEDKMPFLQMLQSVGTPSVFPFKEPNFQTLLRLQHLKKPWELVSPFMPEMEETQIQALEFESCVTQETLDLHSPVKLETKDLQNPHSVTSCIEGLSSESNQEHIQVQPNSDSVINITHPPQQQIRAKQSQFSKSPPITREKRKRKRTKPIKNKEEVESQRMTHIAVERNRRRQMNDHLNTLRSLMPPAYVQRGDQASIIGGAIDFVKELEQLLQSLEAQKRMRMGTTSAATLEGCDSATSTTTTTTTTDKAILSNVYSMSRPEIGNCEEKMKAESKLDGAEIEVIVIHNHVNLKIHCPRRPGQLLKAIVALEDLRLTFLHLNITSSETTVHYSFNLKIEEDCKLGSAEEIAAAVHQIFSYINGS from the exons ATGGAGAAGCTCCAAGGACCCATTAATCCTTAT TTCTTGGGAGACCATTTGAGCGTGGAGTGCTTCGAACAAGAATTCATCAACACGGGGGCGTtaagatttgaatttgaagaagaagatgaagaaggacCACAATTTACAACAACACCAAGCTTAGAAGACAAAATGCCATTTCTTCAAATGCTTCAAAGTGTAGGAACCCCATCTGTTTTCCCTTTCAAAGAACCAAACTTCCAGACACTGTTGAGACTCCAACACTTGAAGAAACCATGGGAATTGGTTAGCCCTTTCATGCCGGAAATGGAGGAAACTCAAATTCAAGCCCTAGAATTTGAAAGTTGCGTCACTCAAGAAACACTAGACTTGCACTCACCGGTCAAATTAGAAACCAAAGACCTTCAAAACCCACATTCAGTAACTTCGTGCATAGAGGGTTTGAGCTCAGAATCAAACCAAGAACATATACAAGTACAACCCAACTCGGACTCAGTAATAAATATTACTCACCCACCACAACAGCAAATCAGAGCTAAACAGTCCCAGTTCTCCAAATCCCCTCCCATCACCAGAGAAAAACGAAAGAGAAAACGAacaaaaccaatcaaaaacaaagaagaagtaGAGAGCCAGCGCATGACCCACATTGCTGTTGAACGTAACCGCAGACGCCAAATGAACGACCACCTCAACACTCTTCGCTCCCTCATGCCTCCCGCTTACGTTCAAAGA GGTGACCAAGCGTCTATAATTGGCGGTGCAATAGACTTTGTGAAGGAACTGGAGCAGCTTTTACAATCTCTTGAAGCGCAAAAGAGAATGAGAATGGGCACAACAAGTGCAGCCACCTTAGAAGGCTGTGACAGTGCCACGTCGACAACCactaccaccaccaccacagACAAGGCCATTTTGAGCAATGTGTACTCGATGTCAAGGCCTGAAATTGGCAATTGTGAGGAGAAAATGAAGGCAGAGAGCAAGTTAGATGGGGCTGAGATTGAAGTCATTGTTATACATAATCATGTTAATCTCAAGATTCATTGTCCGAGAAGGCCTGGTCAGTTGTTGAAAGCCATTGTAGCACTTGAAGATCTGAGGCTTACTTTTTTGCACCTCAATATTACTTCCTCAGAAACTACAGTTCATTACTCCTTCAATCTCAAG ATCGAGGAAGACTGTAAGCTAGGGTCAGCGGAAGAGATAGCAGCAGCagttcatcaaatatttaGCTACATCAACGGTAGCTGA
- the LOC102626155 gene encoding transcription factor bHLH57 isoform X1 — MIVLSLAFKGRCVKPIVLAVSLFICRWVFVFLQFLGDHLSVECFEQEFINTGALRFEFEEEDEEGPQFTTTPSLEDKMPFLQMLQSVGTPSVFPFKEPNFQTLLRLQHLKKPWELVSPFMPEMEETQIQALEFESCVTQETLDLHSPVKLETKDLQNPHSVTSCIEGLSSESNQEHIQVQPNSDSVINITHPPQQQIRAKQSQFSKSPPITREKRKRKRTKPIKNKEEVESQRMTHIAVERNRRRQMNDHLNTLRSLMPPAYVQRGDQASIIGGAIDFVKELEQLLQSLEAQKRMRMGTTSAATLEGCDSATSTTTTTTTTDKAILSNVYSMSRPEIGNCEEKMKAESKLDGAEIEVIVIHNHVNLKIHCPRRPGQLLKAIVALEDLRLTFLHLNITSSETTVHYSFNLKIEEDCKLGSAEEIAAAVHQIFSYINGS; from the exons ATGATTGTACTTTCTCTTGCGTTTAAGGGTAGGTGTGTAAAGCCCATTGTGCTAGcagtttctttatttatttgtcgctgggtttttgttttcttgcagTTCTTGGGAGACCATTTGAGCGTGGAGTGCTTCGAACAAGAATTCATCAACACGGGGGCGTtaagatttgaatttgaagaagaagatgaagaaggacCACAATTTACAACAACACCAAGCTTAGAAGACAAAATGCCATTTCTTCAAATGCTTCAAAGTGTAGGAACCCCATCTGTTTTCCCTTTCAAAGAACCAAACTTCCAGACACTGTTGAGACTCCAACACTTGAAGAAACCATGGGAATTGGTTAGCCCTTTCATGCCGGAAATGGAGGAAACTCAAATTCAAGCCCTAGAATTTGAAAGTTGCGTCACTCAAGAAACACTAGACTTGCACTCACCGGTCAAATTAGAAACCAAAGACCTTCAAAACCCACATTCAGTAACTTCGTGCATAGAGGGTTTGAGCTCAGAATCAAACCAAGAACATATACAAGTACAACCCAACTCGGACTCAGTAATAAATATTACTCACCCACCACAACAGCAAATCAGAGCTAAACAGTCCCAGTTCTCCAAATCCCCTCCCATCACCAGAGAAAAACGAAAGAGAAAACGAacaaaaccaatcaaaaacaaagaagaagtaGAGAGCCAGCGCATGACCCACATTGCTGTTGAACGTAACCGCAGACGCCAAATGAACGACCACCTCAACACTCTTCGCTCCCTCATGCCTCCCGCTTACGTTCAAAGA GGTGACCAAGCGTCTATAATTGGCGGTGCAATAGACTTTGTGAAGGAACTGGAGCAGCTTTTACAATCTCTTGAAGCGCAAAAGAGAATGAGAATGGGCACAACAAGTGCAGCCACCTTAGAAGGCTGTGACAGTGCCACGTCGACAACCactaccaccaccaccacagACAAGGCCATTTTGAGCAATGTGTACTCGATGTCAAGGCCTGAAATTGGCAATTGTGAGGAGAAAATGAAGGCAGAGAGCAAGTTAGATGGGGCTGAGATTGAAGTCATTGTTATACATAATCATGTTAATCTCAAGATTCATTGTCCGAGAAGGCCTGGTCAGTTGTTGAAAGCCATTGTAGCACTTGAAGATCTGAGGCTTACTTTTTTGCACCTCAATATTACTTCCTCAGAAACTACAGTTCATTACTCCTTCAATCTCAAG ATCGAGGAAGACTGTAAGCTAGGGTCAGCGGAAGAGATAGCAGCAGCagttcatcaaatatttaGCTACATCAACGGTAGCTGA